From Parus major isolate Abel chromosome 1A, Parus_major1.1, whole genome shotgun sequence, the proteins below share one genomic window:
- the CDKN1B gene encoding cyclin-dependent kinase inhibitor 1B, with translation MSNVRISNGSPTLERMEARQSEYPKPSACRNLFGPVNHEELNRELKKHLQEMEEAYQRKWNFDFQNHRPLEGRYEWQAVEKGSSPDFYFRPPRLRKAVCKSAGRQSLDVNGNCQTVVFVGSQGISEDTHCVAQKTDVSENQTDLAEQCIAQRKRPAADDSSPQNKRANTTEEEVSEDSPSANSVEQTPKKSSPGRHQT, from the exons ATGTCAAACGTCCGCATTTCTAATGGGAGCCCTACCCTGGAACGCATGGAGGCCAGACAGTCGGAGTACCCGAAGCCGTCTGCGTGCAGGAACCTCTTCGGGCCGGTGAACCACGAAGAGCTCAACAGGGAGTTGAAGAAACAcctgcaggagatggaggaggCGTACCAGAGGAAGTGGAATTTCGATTTCCAGAATCACAGGCCGCTGGAAGGCAGATACGAGTGGCAAGCTGTGGAAAAAGGGAGCTCGCCCGACTTCTACTTTAGACCCCCCAGGCTACGGAAAGCCGTCTGCAAGTCCGCCGGCCGCCAGAGCTTGGATGTAAACGGGAATTGCCAAACCGTGGTTTTTGTCGGTTCTCAGGGAATCTCAGAGGACACTCACTGTGTAGCTCAAAAGACTGATGTTTCAGAAAATCAGACGGACTTAGCAGAGCAATGCATTGCCCAGAGGAAAAGACCCGCGGCCGACG ATTCCTCTCCTCAAAATAAAAGAGCCAACACAACAGAAGAAGAGGTTTCAGAAGACTCCCCCAGTGCCAATTCAGTGGAGCAAACACCCAAGAAATCAAGCCCAGGAAGACATCAAACGTAA